The Agromyces sp. LHK192 genome includes a window with the following:
- a CDS encoding M23 family metallopeptidase, protein MPLRPRFAALFRFAALFRFAALFRFAGGSRRRVAAALLTGTVLLGASTGAAPAAGRPAPGPGVPDAAAGTWRWPVAPPIRVVAPYRQPATEYSAGHRGIDLAAEPGTPVLAPDAGVVHFAGPVGGRPVLSIDHGDGVLSSIEPVLAWVDAGNRVVRGEEIGVVDAGGHCDGSCVHFGVRIDGAYVSPFLFLGGVPRAVLLPLR, encoded by the coding sequence ATGCCCCTCCGCCCCCGGTTCGCGGCACTGTTCCGGTTCGCGGCACTGTTCCGGTTCGCGGCACTGTTCCGGTTCGCAGGCGGCTCCCGCAGACGCGTCGCCGCGGCGTTGCTCACCGGCACCGTGCTGCTGGGCGCATCGACCGGCGCGGCGCCGGCGGCTGGACGGCCGGCACCGGGCCCGGGAGTCCCCGACGCGGCGGCCGGGACCTGGCGGTGGCCGGTCGCGCCGCCGATCCGCGTGGTCGCGCCGTACCGCCAGCCTGCGACCGAGTACTCGGCAGGGCATCGCGGCATCGACCTCGCGGCTGAGCCGGGTACACCGGTGCTGGCGCCCGACGCGGGCGTGGTGCACTTCGCGGGCCCGGTCGGCGGGAGGCCTGTGCTGTCGATCGACCACGGCGACGGCGTGCTCAGTTCCATCGAACCGGTCCTGGCCTGGGTCGACGCCGGCAACCGCGTCGTACGGGGCGAGGAGATCGGCGTCGTCGACGCCGGCGGGCACTGCGACGGCAGCTGCGTGCACTTCGGCGTGCGGATCGACGGCGCCTACGTCTCGCCGTTCCTGTTCCTCGGGGGCGTGCCCCGAGCGGTGCTGCTCCCGCTGCGCTGA
- the rpsB gene encoding 30S ribosomal protein S2: MAVVTIRQLLDSGVHFGHQTRRWNPKMKRFIFTERSGIYIIDLQQSLAYIDKAYDFVKETVAHGGTILFVGTKKQAQESIAEQATRVGQPYVNQRWLGGLLTNFSTVSKRLARMKELEELDYEGTTSGFTKKELLLKKRELDKLHKSLGGIRNLSKTPSALWVVDTKKEHLAIDEAKKLGIPVIGILDTNCDPDEVQYPIPGNDDAIRSVSLLTRIIADAAAEGLIQRHQKPEEGDEAAEPLAEWEQELLQAGSATTPEQASAETEKVAETEAEAKAEAAEVVDAAATEVAATESAADEAGAEAADEAAKAE; encoded by the coding sequence ATGGCCGTCGTCACCATCCGCCAGCTGCTCGACAGCGGCGTGCACTTCGGGCACCAGACCCGCCGCTGGAACCCGAAGATGAAGCGCTTCATCTTCACCGAGCGCTCGGGCATCTACATCATCGACCTCCAGCAGTCGCTCGCCTACATCGACAAGGCGTACGACTTCGTCAAGGAGACGGTCGCCCACGGCGGCACGATCCTCTTCGTCGGCACCAAGAAGCAGGCGCAGGAGTCCATCGCCGAGCAGGCGACCCGCGTCGGCCAGCCCTACGTGAACCAGCGCTGGCTCGGCGGCCTCCTCACCAACTTCTCGACGGTGTCGAAGCGCCTCGCCCGCATGAAGGAGCTCGAGGAGCTCGACTACGAGGGCACCACCTCGGGCTTCACCAAGAAGGAGCTCCTCCTCAAGAAGCGCGAGCTCGACAAGCTGCACAAGTCGCTCGGCGGCATCCGCAACCTCTCGAAGACGCCGTCGGCGCTCTGGGTCGTGGACACCAAGAAGGAGCACCTCGCGATCGACGAGGCCAAGAAGCTCGGCATCCCCGTCATCGGCATCCTCGACACCAACTGCGACCCCGACGAGGTCCAGTACCCGATCCCGGGCAACGACGACGCGATCCGCTCGGTGAGCCTGCTCACGCGCATCATCGCCGACGCTGCGGCCGAGGGCCTCATCCAGCGCCACCAGAAGCCCGAAGAGGGCGACGAGGCCGCCGAGCCGCTCGCCGAGTGGGAGCAGGAGCTCCTCCAGGCCGGCAGCGCGACCACGCCGGAGCAGGCTTCGGCCGAGACCGAGAAGGTCGCCGAGACCGAGGCCGAGGCCAAGGCCGAGGCCGCCGAGGTCGTCGACGCGGCAGCGACCGAGGTCGCCGCGACCGAGTCGGCTGCAGACGAGGCCGGCGCCGAGGCGGCCGACGAGGCCGCCAAGGCCGAGTAA
- the tsf gene encoding translation elongation factor Ts — protein MANVSIADIKALREQLGTGMTDTKNALVEADGDIEKATEILRLKGAKGNAKRADRSTSEGLVAAADNGDGTATLIELACETDFVAKGDKFVGLADRVLAAVAASRAETVEAALAAPAEGKTVADVISEDAAILGEKVELRRVRLVTGEHFSIYLHKTSKDLPPQVGVVVGYAGDDAETARSIAQHISFAAPEYLTREDVPAEAVEKERALVEQITREEGKPEAALPKIVEGRLGAFFKQVSLLEQDYAKDNKLSVSKVLQDAGLTVSDFARFKVGA, from the coding sequence ATGGCCAACGTCAGCATCGCCGACATCAAGGCGCTTCGCGAGCAGCTCGGTACCGGCATGACCGACACCAAGAACGCGCTCGTCGAGGCCGACGGCGACATCGAGAAGGCGACCGAGATCCTCCGGCTCAAGGGCGCGAAGGGTAACGCGAAGCGTGCCGACCGCTCCACCTCCGAGGGCCTCGTCGCCGCCGCCGACAACGGCGACGGCACCGCCACGCTCATCGAGCTCGCCTGCGAGACCGACTTCGTCGCCAAGGGCGACAAGTTCGTCGGCCTCGCGGACCGCGTGCTCGCCGCTGTCGCCGCGTCGCGCGCCGAGACCGTCGAGGCGGCCCTTGCCGCACCGGCAGAGGGCAAGACCGTCGCCGACGTGATCAGCGAGGACGCCGCGATCCTCGGCGAGAAGGTCGAACTGCGCCGCGTCCGTCTCGTCACCGGCGAGCACTTCTCGATCTACCTGCACAAGACCTCGAAGGACCTGCCCCCGCAGGTCGGCGTGGTCGTGGGCTACGCGGGTGACGACGCCGAGACGGCTCGCTCGATCGCGCAGCACATCTCGTTCGCCGCGCCCGAGTACCTCACCCGTGAGGACGTCCCGGCCGAGGCCGTCGAGAAGGAGCGTGCGCTCGTCGAGCAGATCACCCGCGAGGAGGGCAAGCCCGAGGCCGCCCTCCCGAAGATCGTCGAGGGTCGCCTCGGCGCCTTCTTCAAGCAGGTCTCGCTGCTCGAGCAGGACTACGCGAAGGACAACAAGCTGTCCGTCAGCAAGGTCCTTCAGGATGCGGGCCTGACGGTGAGCGACTTCGCTCGCTTCAAGGTCGGCGCGTAA